GGCGGGTGCTAAGGTCCGTCGTCAAAAGGGAAACAGCCCTAACCTACAGCTAAGGTCCCCAAGTCATCACTAAGTGGGAAAGCATGTGGGAATCCCAAAACAACCAGGAGGTTGGCTTAGAAGCAGCCATCCTTTAAAGAAAGCGTAACAGCTCACTGGTCTAAACAAGGGTTCCTGCGGCGAAGATGTAACGGGGCTAAAGTGATGCACCGAAGCTTAGGGTGTGCTCGTTTACGAGTACGCGGTAGCGGAGCGTTCCGTAGGCCTGTGAAGCGATCTGGTAATGGGTCGTGGAGGTATCGGAAGTGCGAATGCTGACATGAGTAGCGATAAAGAGGGTGAGATGCCCTCTCGCCGAAAGACCAAGGGTTCCTGCTTAAAGCTAATCTGAGCAGGGTGAGCCGGCCCCTAAGACGAGCCCGAAGGGGGTAGTCGATGGGAACCACGTTAATATTCGTGGGCCTGGTGGTGTGTGACGGATCTCGTGTATTGTCTGACCTTATCGGATTGGTCAGGCTTTGAAGAGGTTCCAGGAAATAGCCCCACCGTATAGACCGTACCCGAAACCGACACAGGTGGTCAGGTAGAGTATACCAAGGCGTTTGAGAGAAGTATCCTGAAGGAACTCGGCAAATTGCCTCCGTACCTTCGGAAGAAGGAGGCCCCAACTAAGCGCAAGCTCTGTTGGGGGGCACAGGCCAGGGGGTAGCGACTGTTTAGCAAAAACACAGGACTCTGCTAAGTCGGCTTCAAGACGACGTATAGGGTCTGACGCCTGCCCGGTGCCGGAAGGTTAAGAGGAGGAGTGCAAGCTCCGAATTGAAGCCCCGGTAAACGGCGGCCGTAACTATAACGGTCCTAAGGTAGCGAAATTCCTTGTCGGGTAAGTTCCGACCTGCACGAATGGCGTAACGACTTCCCCACTGTCTCCAGGATATGCTCAGCGAAATTGAATTCTCCGTGAAGATGCGGAGTACCCGCGGTTAGACGGAAAGACCCCGTGCACCTTTACTGCAGCTTTAGAGTGGCATTAGGAAAGAATTGTGTAGCATAGGTGGGAGGCTTTGAAGCATCGGCGCCAGCTGATGTGGAGCCATAGGTGAAATACCACCCTGTTGTTTTCTGATGTCTAACCCAGGACCGTTATCCGGTTCGGGGACCCTCTATGGCGGGTAGTTTGACTGGGGCGGTCGCCTCCTAAAGAGTAACGGAGGCGCGCGATGGTAGGCTCAGGCCGGTTGGAAACCGGCTGTTAGAGTGCAATGGCATAAGCCTGCCTGACTGCGAGACTGACGAGTCGAGCAGAGACGAAAGTCGGTCATAGTGATCCGGTGGTCCCTCGTGGAAGGGCCATCGCTCAACGGATAAAAGGTACGCCGGGGATAACAGGCTGATGATTCCCAAGAGCTCATATCGACGGAATCGTTTGGCACCTCGATGTCGGCTCATCACATCCTGGGGCTGGAGCAGGTCCCAAGGGTTTGGCTGTTCGCCAATTAAAGTGGTACGTGAGCTGGGTTCAGAACGTCGCGAGACAGTTTGGTCCCTATCTGCCGTGGGCGTCGATACTTGAGAGGAGTTGTCCCTAGTACGAGAGGACCGGGATGAACATGCCTCTGGTGTACCTGTCGTTCCGCCAGGAGCGCAGCAGGGTAGCTATGCATGGACGGGATAACCGCTGAAAGCATCTAAGCGGGAAGCCTCCCTCGAGATAAGGTATCATCGAGTCGTGATAGACCATCACGTTGATAGGCCGGGTGTGGAAGTGCGGTAACGCATGAAGCTAACCGGTCCTAATAACTCTGTTCATGCTTGTGAATTCCACCATCAATGACAGCATTGCACGGGAAAACAGTCCGCAAGGACTGGCGCTTGTGAAAGAGCGCCGACATGCAACACGCTGTTCATCGAAGGACGATGACCAGCCAGACAGCATCTGACAAAACAGCATCGATACACCCTTTGACTATACGCGCCGGCTCCATTGCCTGGTGACCATAGCGTCTGTGCCCCACCCGATCCCATCTCGAACTCGGCCGTGAAACCGGACTGCGCCAATGGTACTAACGCTCAAGCGTTGGAAGAGTAGGTCGTCGCCAGGCATTGAAGCCGGCGCGCATAGCCAAAACACAAAAACCCATTCACAAATCATCCATGTGCAAACCTCCACAAGAGGCACAGCACACGGATCATTGGCAAAGCACGCTCACGCGCGCCTGCCACAAACCCCGGCGCGGGGTGGAGCAGCCCGGTAGCTCGTCAGGCTCATAACCTGAAGGTCGCAGGTTCAAATCCTGCCCCCGCAACCAGTTAGCATGGCCGGAAACGGTCATGTCGCAGATTTAGGGGTTGACTGTTCGCGCGGTCAAACTAGATGGGCGCTTCCCCGGACGGTTCGCAAGTCGAATCGCTTGAGGTGAGGGGCTCCTTTGGTGGCCCTGGTTCTTTGACATTGTTGATTAGATGAAGGGACATGTGGGCGACGGCGTCTGCTTCCGGGGCTTTGGGGCTCGGGGTAGTAGATAAATCAGTCGAAGCTTGCATGTCTTTATGTAACCATACGTATAGATGTGCAGGGTAAGATACCCTGAATTAATTTTACGTCAGATTGCGGTTTGGGGCGAAAGCTTCGGGCCGTGCTGTTGTGAGATTGGACGCAAACTTGAGAGTTTGATCCTGGCTCAGAACGAACGCTGGCGGCATGCCTAACACATGCAAGTCGAACGAAGGCTTCGGCCTTAGTGGCGCACGGGTGCGTAACGCGTGGGAATCTGCCCTTGGGTTCGGAATAACAGTTAGAAATGACTGCTAATACCGGATGATGACGAAAGTCCAAAGATTTATCGCCCAGGGATGAGCCCGCGTAGGATTAGGTAGTTGGTGGGGTAAAGGCCTACCAAGCCGACGATCCTTAGCTGGTCTGAGAGGATGATCAGCCACACTGGGACTGAGACACGGCCCAGACTCCTACGGGAGGCAGCAGTGGGGAATATTGGACAATGGGCGAAAGCCTGATCCAGCAATGCCGCGTGAGTGATGAAGGCCTTAGGGTCGTAAAGCTCTTTTACCAGGGATGATAATGACAGTACCTGGAGAATAAGCTCCGGCTAACTCCGTGCCAGCAGCCGCGGTAATACGGAGGGAGCTAGCGTTGTTCGGAATTACTGGGCGTAAAGCGCACGTAGGCGGTTATTCAAGTCAGAGGTGAAAGCCCGGGGCTCAACCCCGGAACTGCCTTTGAAACTAGATGACTGGAATCTTGGAGAGGTCAGTGGAATTCCGAGTGTAGAGGTGAAATTCGTAGATATTCGGAAGAACACCAGTGGCGAAGGCGACTGACTGGACAAGTATTGACGCTGAGGTGCGAAAGCGTGGGGAGCAAACAGGATTAGATACCCTGGTAGTCCACGCCGTAAACGATGATAACTAGCTGTCCGGGCACTTGGTGCTTGGGTGGCGCAGCTAACGCATTAAGTTATCCGCCTGGGGAGTACGGTCGCAAGATTAAAACTCAAAGGAATTGACGGGGGCCTGCACAAGCGGTGGAGCATGTGGTTTAATTCGAAGCAACGCGCAGAACCTTACCAGCGTTTGACATCCCGCGCTACAACCAGAGATGGTTGGTTCCCTTCGGGGACGCGGTGACAGGTGCTGCATGGCTGTCGTCAGCTCGTGTCGTGAGATGTTGGGTTAAGTCCCGCAACGAGCGCAACCCTCGTCCTTAGTTGCCATCATTTGGTTGGGCACTCTAAGGAAACCGCCGGTGATAAGCCGGAGGAAGGTGGGGATGACGTCAAGTCCTCATGGCCCTTACACGCTGGGCTACACACGTGCTACAATGGCGGTGACAGTGGGCAGCAAGCCAGCGATGGTGAGCTAATCTCCAAAAGCCGTCTCAGTTCGGATTGTTCTCTGCAACTCGAGAGCATGAAGGCGGAATCGCTAGTAATCGCGGATCAGCATGCCGCGGTGAATACGTTCCCAGGCCTTGTACACACCGCCCGTCACACCATGGGAGTTGGGTTCACCCGAAGGCGTTGCGCTAACTCAGCAATGAGAGGCAGGCGACCACGGTGGGCTTAGCGACTGGGGTGAAGTCGTAACAAGGTAGCCGTAGGGGAACCTGCGGCTGGATCACCTCCTTTCTAAGGATCGATCGGAAAGCGCTCTTGCCCGTCACATGATCAGCAATGACCATGTGGCCGCACAGGAGAAGGGCTTCCCATCCTTCTACAGAACATTGCCGTCGTCCTCATGTCCCTTCATCACTGGAGATTGCCACTGGCGCGCCTGTATACAGGTTGTGACTGTGGCATCAGCCTGAGCTGGCTTCTGCTGCCTTGCGGCCGCCTTTATGGTGTGCCTGTTCAGGGTATGGTGGGGGCCGGTAGCTCAGGTGGTTAGAGCGCACGCCTGATAAGCGTGAGGTCGCAAGTTCAACTCTTGCTCGGCCCACCAAACCGCTTCGCGGTTTGGTTTCTTTGTTTGGTGCTCAAGCGCCGCCGAACGCATTCGCGTTCTTGGCTATTCGCCGCATAAGCGGCGGCGGCCGGTCGGCCTTGCGAAGGCTTCGCCTTCGGGGTCTATGCAAAGAAAGTTGTGTCAGGAATGGCGCGGCGTTCAGATCGAGTTCCCTTTTTAGGGGCCTTAGCTCAGCTGGGAGAGCACCTGCTTTGCAAGCAGGGGGTCATCGGTTCGATCCCGATAGGCTCCACCATCTTTGCCGCTTTGCGGCATCGGGTGGTGGGAAGGCTCACCGCAGGCAAGGCGAACGGCGCGATCAGCGCCAACCAAGATATCCTCCAGGGATGAAGACACGAAATCCGGCCTTGTGGCCGGTTAAGCGGGGAGTGATCCTTGGCTTGCTTCTTTGACATTGTGAATGGGTTTTTAATCGATGCCGTGGTGCATTGGTTTGCTTGGCGCAGGGCCGCAAGGTTTCTGTGTGGGGCGGATCGATGTGTCACTTACAGATGTAACAATCTGGCTGAGATTATCGTCCACATCTGTGAACGGCGGCAACACATGCAAGGTTGTCGTTGATGGTGTGGATTCTCAAGCGTGAGGTAAGAGCATTTGGTGGATGCCTTGGCACATACAGGCGATGAAGGACGTGGCACGCTGCGATAAGCGTCGGGGAGTTGTGAGCAAACTTTGATCCGGCGATTTCCGAATGGGGAAACCCACCTTCACCATTTCTCTCGTGTTTTGAGCGGACGGTTTACCGTTGGTTCAGGGTGTGAGTGAGGTGGATAAGGTATTACCGAGGTGAATAAAATAGCCTTGGTGAAGCGAACCCGGGGAACTGAAACATCTCAGTACCTGGAGGAAAAGACATCAACCGAGATTCCGTTAGTAGTGGCGAGCGAACGCGGACCAGGCCAGTGCCTCATCTTCAACTAGCAGAACAGTCTGGAAAGGCTGACCATAGCGGGTGACAGTCCCGTATGCGAAAGTGATGGATGAGGACTCGAGTAGGGCGGGACACGTGAAATCCTGTCTGAACATGGGGGGACCACCCTCCAAGCCTAAATACTCGTATGTGACCGATAGCGAACCAGTACCGTGAGGGAAAGGTGAAAAGCACCCCGATGAGGGGAGTGAAACAGTACCTGAAACCGAATGCTTACAATCAGTTGGAGCCTCTTTAGGGGGTGACAGCGTACCTCTTGCATAATGGGTCAGTGACTTAGTCTACCAAGCAAGCTTAAGCCGTTAGGTGTAGGCGCAGCGAAAGCGAGTCTGAACAGGGCGACAGAGTTTGGTGGATTAGACCCGAAACCCGGTGATCTAGGCATGACCAGGCTGAAGGTGCGGTAACACGCACTGGAGGGCCGAACCGTTGAATGTTGAAAAATTCTCGGATGAGTTGTGTTTAGGGGTGAAAGGCCAATCAAACCGGGAAATAGCTGGTTCTCCGCGAAATCTATTGAGGTAGAGCGTCGGATGTATGCCGTTGGGGGTAGAGCACTGGATGGATGCGGGGGTCGCGAGATCTACCAATTCTAACCAAACTCCGAATACCAACGAGACTTATCCGGCAGACAGACGGCGGGTGCTAAGGTCCGTCGTCAAAAGGGAAACAGCCCTAACCTACAGCTAAGGTCCCCAAGTCATCACTAAGTGGGAAAGCATGTGGGAATCCCAAAACAACCAGGAGGTTGGCTTAGAAGCAGCCATCCTTTAAAGAAAGCGTAACAGCTCACTGGTCTAAACAAGGGTTCCTGCGGCGAAGATGTAACGGGGCTAAAGTGATGCACCGAAGCTTAGGGTGTGCTCGTTTACGAGTACGCGGTAGCGGAGCGTTCCGTAGGCCTGTGAAGCGATCTGGTAATGGGTCGTGGAGGTATCGGAAGTGCGAATGCTGACATGAGTAGCGATAAAGAGGGTGAGATGCCCTCTCGCCGAAAGACCAAGGGTTCCTGCTTAAAGCTAATCTGAGCAGGGTGAGCCGGCCCCTAAGACGAGCCCGAAGGGGGTAGTCGATGGGAACCACGTTAATATTCGTGGGCCTGGTGGTGTGTGACGGATCTCGTGTATTGTCTGACCTTATCGGATTGGTCAGGCTTTGAAGAGGTTCCAGGAAATAGCCCCACCGTATAGACCGTACCCGAAACCGACACAGGTGGTCAGGTAGAGTATACCAAGGCGTTTGAGAGAAGTATCCTGAAGGAACTCGGCAAATTGCCTCCGTACCTTCGGAAGAAGGAGGCCCCAACTAAGCGCAAGCTCTGTTGGGGGGCACAGGCCAGGGGGTAGCGACTGTTTAGCAAAAACACAGGACTCTGCTAAGTCGGCTTCAAGACGACGTATAGGGTCTGACGCCTGCCCGGTGCCGGAAGGTTAAGAGGAGGAGTGCAAGCTCCGAATTGAAGCCCCGGTAAACGGCGGCCGTAACTATAACGGTCCTAAGGTAGCGAAATTCCTTGTCGGGTAAGTTCCGACCTGCACGAATGGCGTAACGACTTCCCCACTGTCTCCAGGATATGCTCAGCGAAATTGAATTCTCCGTGAAGATGCGGAGTACCCGCGGTTAGACGGAAAGACCCCGTGCACCTTTACTGCAGCTTTAGAGTGGCATTAGGAAAGAATTGTGTAGCATAGGTGGGAGGCTTTGAAGCATCGGCGCCAGCTGATGTGGAGCCATAGGTGAAATACCACCCTGTTGTTTTCTGATGTCTAACCCAGGACCGTTATCCGGTTCGGGGACCCTCTATGGCGGGTAGTTTGACTGGGGCGGTCGCCTCCTAAAGAGTAACGGAGGCGCGCGATGGTAGGCTCAGGCCGGTTGGAAACCGGCTGTTAGAGTGCAATGGCATAAGCCTGCCTGACTGCGAGACTGACGAGTCGAGCAGAGACGAAAGTCGGTCATAGTGATCCGGTGGTCCCTCGTGGAAGGGCCATCGCTCAACGGATAAAAGGTACGCCGGGGATAACAGGCTGATGATTCCCAAGAGCTCATATCGACGGAATCGTTTGGCACCTCGATGTCGGCTCATCACATCCTGGGGCTGGAGCAGGTCCCAAGGGTTTGGCTGTTCGCCAATTAAAGTGGTACGTGAGCTGGGTTCAGAACGTCGCGAGACAGTTTGGTCCCTATCTGCCGTGGGCGTCGATACTTGAGAGGAGTTGTCCCTAGTACGAGAGGACCGGGATGAACATGCCTCTGGTGTACCTGTCGTTCCGCCAGGAGCGCAGCAGGGTAGCTATGCATGGACGGGATAACCGCTGAAAGCATCTAAGCGGGAAGCCTCCCTCGAGATAAGGTATCATCGAGTCGTGATAGACCATCACGTTGATAGGCCGGGTGTGGAAGTGCGGTAACGCATGAAGCTAACCGGTCCTAATAACTCTGTTCATGCTTGTGAATTCCACCATCAATGACAGCATTGCACGGGAAAACAGTCCGCAAGGACTGGCGCTTGTGAAAGAGCGCCGACATGCAACACGCTGTTCATCGAAGGACGATGACCAGCCAGACAGCATCTGACAAAACAGCATCGATACACCCTTTGACTATACGCGCCGGCTCCATTGCCTGGTGACCATAGCGTCTGTGCCCCACCCGATCCCATCTCGAACTCGGCCGTGAAACCGGACTGCGCCAATGGTACTAACGCTCAAGCGTTGGAAGAGTAGGTCGTCGCCAGGCATTGAAGCCGGCGCGCATAGCCAAAACACAAAAACCCATTCACAAATCATCCATGTGCAAACCTCCACAAGAGGCACAGCACACGGATCATTGGCAAAGCACGCTCACGCGCGCCTGCCACAAACCCCGGCGCGGGGTGGAGCAGCCCGGTAGCTCGTCAGGCTCATAACCTGAAGGTCGCAGGTTCAAATCCTGCCCCCGCAACCAGAAGAGCAGAAGCCCCGCCACTGTGCGGGGTTTTTGCGCTTTGTGTTGTGCAGATGCATCAGTTCGCAGCCGTTATAATAGCTGGCAAGGATTTGCTGTGACAACGGTCAGGCAAGCCGCTATCGTCCGCACTTCAAAAGTCGCCCGGCGCGGCCTTGGGAGAGGATGCGAGAAAATCGCGCCGCGCCGGGTGTTAATTTCCTTATCTCGATCTCGATTGCCCGGCCAGCTGCCGAAAGGCCCGTCGAAAGTTATTGCCTGGCACATCCGGCCTGTATGCAGTTGCAGGCCCAAGCGCAGCAAGGCTTCCATATGGCAATGACGGCGACCACAGCGGTCTTGCTTGCAATTGCGCTCATCGGCGTACTGATTGTCATTGCAGCAATCGTTGAACGGCACCGTGCCAAAGTTCGCCTTAATCCCCGGTTTCGCCACGCTGCATATACCCTGTCGCTCGGCGTCTATTGTTCAAGCTGGACTTTCTATGGTGCGGTGGGAACATCGGTCAGCGAGGGGTGGAACTACCTGCCAATCTATCTCGCTCCGGCATTGATGCTGGCATTCGGCGGGAAATTCATTCGGAATCTTGCAGAAGCAGTTGCGCACGAACGCGCGTCGACCATTTCAGACTTTATTGCCGCGCGGTTCGGTCACGATCCGGCGGTAGCGCGCATAATTACGGTGATCGCGCTCTTCGGCTCCGTGCCGTATATCGCTTTGCAACTGCGATCGATGGGGACCGCAATTTCCTCTATTTCCGGCGAGAATATCACCTCGTTGGTGATGTCGGTGGCCGCTGTTGTCCTGTCGTTGTTTGCCATTCTCTTCGGTGCCCGCAGGTTCGAAATCGCCGGGCGCAGCGAGGGGCTGGTCTTTTCGATTGCGCTTGAATCACTGATCAAGCTGGTCGCACTTGCGCTTGTCGGTGGCTATGCGGTTTACGTGCTCTATGATGCATCGGCGGCCGAATGGGGGCGGTTGTCCGGTTTCAGCGCCGAGCGGTTTTCGCCGACCAGCCTGTCGCTCGATACCGCCGTCATCACATTGATTTCAGCCTTCGCCTTCATTGCCCTGCCGCGACAATTCTACGTGGCGCTGGCGGAAATGGACACGCCGCATGATTTGCCGCGCGCGCGTTTTGGTGCTTCGCTTTATCTGCTGTTGATGGCTGCCCTCGTCCTGCCGATTGCGCTTGGCGGCCTTGTCGCACTGCCGGAGGATGCATCGCCGGACAGTTACGTGCTTTTGCTGCCTGCGTCCCGAAACGCCGGGATCATTGTCATTGCGGCATTGCTGGGCGGGTTGAGCGCCGGTGCGGCTATGGTGATCGTCGAGGCAACGGCATTGGCCACGATGGTTTCGAACGACCTCATTTTCCCGGCGGTCCTGCGCAACAAGAGCACGGTTCACGCCGGCGATCTGGGGCAGCGCATGCTGTTGGTCCGCCGCCTGGCTATCATCGGCGTTGTCGCTTTGGCGTTGCTGTGGGCAGAACTGGTAGATCCCGCACGGTCGCTGGCGTCTATCGGCCTGGTGGCATTTGCCGCGATGGTCCAGTTCGTGCCGCATCTCCTTATTGCAGTCGCGGGATCGGGTCGTAATCCCTTTGCGGCAAAGGCCAGCCTTATGACTGGCCTTGCGCTCTGGCTTTACACACTGGCCCTGCCGCCAATTCTCCCGGTTGCGTGGCTGCAAGGTCTGTCCGGGACGCTGATCGATCCGCTGCGCCTGCTGGGGATCGGCAACGGTTCTCCGCTGGTACATGGCGTTCTGTGGAGCCTTTCTGCAAACCTGGTCGTGTTTGCGCTTGCCGCCGCCGGTCAGCGCAGTGCACCGCGCCTGCCGCGACTGGTGATGGCGGGACGACCGGTCAGTACGCTTGGCGAACTTGCGACGCTTGTTGCGCGATTTACCGGAGAGGAGCGCGCCATGGCGGCTTTCCCCTCGGCATTGCAGGCACAGTCGATCGATCGTTCTTCGGCAAGGCTCGCGCAGGATCTCGTCGCGGGCGTGGTGGGAAGTTCATCGGCTCGCGTACTGGTGGCTTCTGCCCTTGCTGGTGGACGGATGAGTTTCGAGGAAGTTACGCGCCTGCTGGATGAAGGCGGGCAATCGCTGAGCTTTTCGCGGCAATTGCTGGCGGCGACTTTTGAGAACCTGCAGTCTGGCGTCAGCGTGATCGATGCGCAGCTCAATGTCGTTGCCTGGAACACTCGCTATGTCGATCTGTTCGGCTATCCGGCGGGTCTCGTACGCGTCGGTGTGCCCGTCGCCGATCTTATCCGGTACAATGTCGAACGCGGCCAGTTTGCCGGATCGGTGGATGACGAGGTCGACAAACGCATCCGGCACCTGAAGGCGCGCCGCAGTTATTCATCCGAACGCGTTCGTCCCGATGGCAGGGTGATAAAGTCTGTCGGCGGGCCGATGCCCGGTGGTGGATACCTGACATCGTTCACGGACATTTCCGATGATGCCGCCGTGCGCGACGAACTGGAGCGGACACTGGACGAGCTTGAGCAGCGCGTGGCCGAGCGGACATACGAACTGCGGCAGGCAAATGTCCGACTTGCCGATGCTACCCGCGAAAAGACGCGCTTTCTTGCAGCGGCAAGCCATGATCTGCTGCAACCCTTGCATGCCGCAAGACTGTTCACTTCAGCGCTGGATCGTAATCTGGAAGGTAATGCCAAAGTGCTGGCAGAGCGGGTGGATCGTTCGATTGTGGCGGCGGAGGCGCTGTTGCGCGCCTTGCTCGATATTTCGAAGCTGGATGCCGGCGGGGTTCAGCCCAGCCCTGAAATCGTCGTGCTTGAACCGCTATTGACAGACCTGCTGGAGAGCATGCGGCCACTTGCCGATGAAAAGGGGCTGTCGCTGCGCGCCGGATCGCTGGCGGGGGCGACATTGACCGATCCCGGCCTGTTGCGTTCGGTATTGCAGAACCTGATGGCCAACGCTGTGCGCTATACTGTTGCAGGCGGCGTAGTGGTAGGTGTGCGGCGGCGCGGGGCCTATCTGCGGATCGATGTGATCGATAGCGGGGTGGGTATTCCGGCTGATCGCCAACGCGAAATCTTTGGCGAATTCACCCGGCTTGGAACTGTCGAGGTGGAAGGCCTTGGTCTGGGGCTGGCGATCGTTGAGCGGATCGCGAAGCTGCTCGGCGTGCGGGTCGAGATGGCCTCGCACGAAGGACGCGGCAGCCGCTTCAGCGTGTGGCTCCCAGCGGTGGAAACGGCTTCTGGCACGGTCGGCAATTCACGCGCAGGACCATCGTCGGGAGGGATGGTAATGGCGCGTTCACTGCGCGTGCTGGTGGTCGATAACGAGGCGGACATTGTCGACGCGACCATGGCGATGCTGGCGGGGTTGGGGCACGACGCGGTAGGCGCGGGCGATATTCCAGACGCCTTGGCTCTGGTGGGCGAATGTGATGTCCTGCTGGCGGACTATCATCTCGACAACGGCGAAGACGGGCTGGCGTTGATCAAGATGGCCCGGAAACTGAACCCTGCGATTGCGGTGGCACTGGTGACCGCTGAAAGCGGCCCGGCTTTGCGCCACACGATCAGCCCGCACGATATTGCCCTTTTCGTCAAACCGGCCGATCCCGCGGCGATCGAGGCATTTCTGGCGCGCATCTCAATTGGTGAGATCAAGCCCCAGTGAACGCGCGACGAGCGCTGCCTGTGTACGGTTCTGTACATCAAGTTTGCGCATGATTGCGGTCATGTGCGCCTTGACCGTGGCCTCGCTCATGCCCAGATCGAAGGCAATCTGCTTGTTCAGCTTTCCATCGAGTACGCAGAGCAGCACTTTCAATTGCGTCGGCGTCAACCCTGCAACTTCGCGACGGACCTGATCGACCGGATCGGCGGAAGTGCCGTGAGCGGATGTGCCGTTCAGCGCCGCGCGCATTGCGTCTTCGATCTGGGAAAGATCGGCATCCTTGCGCAGGAACCCGACCGCGCCAAACGCGCGCGCTTCGTCTGCGGCCAACGCGCCTTCGGCACTGGAAACGACCAGGATGGGCACATCCGGCTTTTCGGCATGAAGCAGCGCAATCCCCGAATAGCCGATGGCGCCCGGCATTTTCAGGTCGAGCGTGATCAGGCGCAGATCGTCGGCCTCTGCGGCTGCCCGCGCCGCGGCATTCAGGGTGCCGGCCTCGATCACGCGGGCAAGCGGGGCGGCATTGGCCACCGCCAGTGCCAGCGCCTGCCGGAACAGCGGATGATCGTCCGCAATCAGAATGGTTTCGCTCACGCCCCTCCACCAGGCTTGTCAAATGCGCCGCCGCCGCCAGCCTGTTGGCATGCAAGGTATCTACAATGCGCGGAACGGCAAGGGGGATGTGCATTTACCGCGTTCGAGCGGCAGGCTTTGGATGAACACGAAATTTTGCGGGACGGTGGGGCGGTCGAAATTCCCGTGAAACCCTCAAAATATATTCGGATACGTCTTTGCTTGCGTGTTCCAGCAATCGCACCCTATCCTGATGACGAGAAATGATTGACGCCAACTCTGAATGGATTTCGTACCATAGCCACATGTCCAACACGCAGGTACTCGAAACCATGCGGTCCGCCCATGTTGGTATGCTTCCAACATATGCGGATACTTATGGCTATGCGGTGCTTGAGATGCAGGCTGCGGGATGTCCTGTTATCACCACCAACGTCCGTGCGCTTCCCGAAATCAATTCCGAAGAAAAGGGCTGGGTGATCAAAGTGCCCCGAAATGCGCTGGGTGAGGGGCGACACCAGACGCCTGAAGGGCGCCGACAGATCAGTGCGGAAATTCGCGCCGGGATTGCTCGCGCCCTTCACCAGATATTCGCCGACCGCATGGTGATCGCCCGGAAAGCCGAAAATGCCATTTCCCACATTCAGGCATCCCATGACCCGGATGCCCACGCGCGCGCTTTGAAGGCAATCTATACCCAAGCGGTTTCCTGAGTACGGGCTGGTTGTGATTGATATATTGGCGTCACAGGCTTGTTTATCTTGTATTAGGTGATTCGAAATCGACGGGGGCGTGATTTTGTGATGATCCGGCATCTGTACAGTGGATTTGCATTTGCCAGGTCAGGCCAGGACCAACGCGCCCAAGCCGGTTATCGATCCGATATTGATGGCATGCGGGCGATTGCCGTCATTGCAGTCGTACTTTTCCATCTCGATTTCAGGATGGTTGGCGGGGGCTTCGTCGGGGTCGATATCTTTTTCGTGATATCGGGATATTTGATCGGAAAAT
This genomic interval from Novosphingobium sp. CECT 9465 contains the following:
- a CDS encoding glycosyltransferase, with product MIDANSEWISYHSHMSNTQVLETMRSAHVGMLPTYADTYGYAVLEMQAAGCPVITTNVRALPEINSEEKGWVIKVPRNALGEGRHQTPEGRRQISAEIRAGIARALHQIFADRMVIARKAENAISHIQASHDPDAHARALKAIYTQAVS
- a CDS encoding PAS-domain containing protein, whose translation is MTATTAVLLAIALIGVLIVIAAIVERHRAKVRLNPRFRHAAYTLSLGVYCSSWTFYGAVGTSVSEGWNYLPIYLAPALMLAFGGKFIRNLAEAVAHERASTISDFIAARFGHDPAVARIITVIALFGSVPYIALQLRSMGTAISSISGENITSLVMSVAAVVLSLFAILFGARRFEIAGRSEGLVFSIALESLIKLVALALVGGYAVYVLYDASAAEWGRLSGFSAERFSPTSLSLDTAVITLISAFAFIALPRQFYVALAEMDTPHDLPRARFGASLYLLLMAALVLPIALGGLVALPEDASPDSYVLLLPASRNAGIIVIAALLGGLSAGAAMVIVEATALATMVSNDLIFPAVLRNKSTVHAGDLGQRMLLVRRLAIIGVVALALLWAELVDPARSLASIGLVAFAAMVQFVPHLLIAVAGSGRNPFAAKASLMTGLALWLYTLALPPILPVAWLQGLSGTLIDPLRLLGIGNGSPLVHGVLWSLSANLVVFALAAAGQRSAPRLPRLVMAGRPVSTLGELATLVARFTGEERAMAAFPSALQAQSIDRSSARLAQDLVAGVVGSSSARVLVASALAGGRMSFEEVTRLLDEGGQSLSFSRQLLAATFENLQSGVSVIDAQLNVVAWNTRYVDLFGYPAGLVRVGVPVADLIRYNVERGQFAGSVDDEVDKRIRHLKARRSYSSERVRPDGRVIKSVGGPMPGGGYLTSFTDISDDAAVRDELERTLDELEQRVAERTYELRQANVRLADATREKTRFLAAASHDLLQPLHAARLFTSALDRNLEGNAKVLAERVDRSIVAAEALLRALLDISKLDAGGVQPSPEIVVLEPLLTDLLESMRPLADEKGLSLRAGSLAGATLTDPGLLRSVLQNLMANAVRYTVAGGVVVGVRRRGAYLRIDVIDSGVGIPADRQREIFGEFTRLGTVEVEGLGLGLAIVERIAKLLGVRVEMASHEGRGSRFSVWLPAVETASGTVGNSRAGPSSGGMVMARSLRVLVVDNEADIVDATMAMLAGLGHDAVGAGDIPDALALVGECDVLLADYHLDNGEDGLALIKMARKLNPAIAVALVTAESGPALRHTISPHDIALFVKPADPAAIEAFLARISIGEIKPQ
- a CDS encoding response regulator transcription factor, producing the protein MSETILIADDHPLFRQALALAVANAAPLARVIEAGTLNAAARAAAEADDLRLITLDLKMPGAIGYSGIALLHAEKPDVPILVVSSAEGALAADEARAFGAVGFLRKDADLSQIEDAMRAALNGTSAHGTSADPVDQVRREVAGLTPTQLKVLLCVLDGKLNKQIAFDLGMSEATVKAHMTAIMRKLDVQNRTQAALVARSLGLDLTN